TGTATTATGGCTTTAGTTTTATATGAAATCCACAATATCGTCAAATATTTTATGTCTACAGTTAACAGTATGTCCAGAATGATGGGAATAATGTTTATCTGTAGActttatcaatttaaaacagaacgtttcattcattttgtagtaaaaatgaaagttttaagACAAAGATCACTGTTTCATGTGGGAGCGATTTTTCCAAATGCTAAACATTGTCTTAAGACATACTTAGAAGATGGTTGTTGTACGGCATCCTGTGTTTAGAAGGGTTCATAACTTATGttcagaagaaaaatttgaaaaacattaagGGTTGATTCTTACAACATATATGAAtcaaatacaaaagaaaacagTTTGACCACTTATGAACTGAAAttaaaacataagaaaaaattgtaattttgacaatttgCGTGATAATTCGGTTAGAGAATGAATTAGAACCAGTCATTTTTCACTGTATTATGTTTTAGCGATGATAATAGTCACCAAGTACTCCAGAATTACAACTAGTATGATTTTTTACTCCGCCTGGTGTGTTTCGGTGtggtggattgagtagcccgCTGGACACaactgccggtcccaagcccgggtaAAGGAGGAGGGTCAAGTCGATAGGCCAGCCCCCTATCACTTggaaaaaacttcttttggcTAAAAATCCGAAAACTAGGCCTCGGAATATGGATGATCAAAATGGAAAACGACAATGGCAACGAAAACGGACTATGATTTGTGGAACATGGAATATACAGGGAATTAGAACGAAGGTAGATgacattttacaagaaattaaaaaacataaactgGACTTTATTGCTCTctctgaaacaaagaaaaaaggacAAGGTACACAAACACTCGGGGAATATATCCACATATACAGCGGCGTTAACAAAGAAGAACATGCAAAAAGGGGTATATCGCTCCTTATACATGAGAAGTATAAGAAGAACGTCTCCAGCTGGGAAGCAATAAGCGATAGAACAATAAAAGTTAATGTCAATTTAAAAGGCTGCAAAGTAACAATAATTGCTACTTATGGACCTAATGAAGACGCACGggtagatgaaaaagaaaagtattatgaaacgcTAAATGAGCTAATATCTCAGACAGGTAACGATCGAGAAATCATAATACTGGGAGACCTAAATGCTAGAACTGGCAAAGAAACGAAGCATGAGATAATAGGGCCCTACGGTGAAAATACCAGGAATGATAATGGCTCCAGGTTGATAGATGTCTGTCAACATAACTTACTAAGAATAATGAATGGGTATTTTAAACATAAGGAAATACACACATATACATGGACGCAAATAACTAGAAATCTAAGATCAATAATCGACTAtcttataatgaaacaaaaaacgaagataaaagTGCACAATGTCAGAGTATATCGATCCGCAGAATGTGGAAGTGACCATCATCTGATAAAAGCTAAGTTAATAATGCCAATAATCAAagacaacaaacaaaagaatcaactgCAAAACAGTAAAGATTTAACAGATATAGATATACCAAACTATAATATAGAAAGCCTTATGAACGAgagcacaaaattattataacaacAAAGACTGGACCAAAACCTCCCACAGGAGTACGAACAAGAACCAACAGACAATCTTACCAAAGTAGTAATTGACAGCATACACAAAGCAGCCAAAGAAGCCTtaggatataaagaaatgaaaaagagaacaCGAAATTATTGGTGGACTGAACAActgcaaaatttaaaagaacaaaaacaacgatTGTATCATACCTGGCTAAGCACTAAAAAAGCAGAATATAAGGAACAATATAGTGAagctgtatcaaaatttaaaaccgctGCGATAGAGGCCAAAAACCTCAGCTGGGAAAATAAATGCAAGGAATTGGATACCTATTTAGGAGGACGCCAATCCAGGGAATCGTGGAGATTTATAGATAATGTTAGATCtggcagaaaagaaaatatcccaaTAGGCACCATATCACCAAATAAATGGCAAGACTATTACCGCTCATTACTCAGAGAACAGAGATCTGAATATAGTAACATGCCGGCTGAAGACATACGGATTACAGgtgaaccaataaaaatcaacgtagaaaaaacaaagaaagctaTAACACTACTTAAAAATGGGCGCGCTCCTGGTCCAGAGGGAATACCTgcagaattaataaaagcaggaacaaataggctgtttaatatcctaacagaaattatcaatagacatctaaatggagaaccaataccgcaaacgtggaaagaaggatggatcacgtccatatacaagaaaggaaataaggaagactgcaataattataggggcattacagtgactagtacgctcagtaggttatacggaaaaataataaaggagatcatttgtgaagaatatcacccatacgaatccgaggaacaaaacggcttcagagcaggtcgatcgacgatagatagtattttctgtctatcacaaataatcgaaaagagaaccaaccgtaagatcacaagaagtgcacctactattggtagacttgaagaaagcgtatgacacagtacctgtctcaaaattatgggaggttctggaaagaacgagcataaataccactctaataaaggctataaaagaactatacagagacacaacagcaaaaataaaaataggtaacaaggtgacagacggcttcaaaacaaccaaaggcttgcgacaagggtgttgtttatccccaactctgttcaacatatacatagatgaagccctaagagtttggaaaaaaaaatgtaaaggaataggactaactattggggagagcaccttgtatacactgcactatgccgatgaccaggtagtggtagcacaggaaaaagaagatctggagtacatgtctagaaaacttatagaagaataccaaaagtggggtctacaggttagcacggagaagacacaatacatatgtataggatcagaagattcacctgggaatttagatctagagggaaaaataattaaaaactgtaaggaatgcatatacctaggtgtaaaactaacaacaacaggacgaaacgaggaaacaattagggacagaataaccaaaggaagaaaagtaataagagccctgaactcagtgctgtggcaaaagaatattagaccagaaacaaaaaagagaatatacaacgccattttacaaccaataattacatatagctccgaggtttggcaacttacagaaaagcaaaaaaataacttaaatgcagtggaaatggatttctggaggagagcagcaagaatatctagaacggaacatataagaaacgaggaaataagaagacaattgaaagtagaaagaactttagtagaagatatagaaaagaaacagttgatttggtacggacacgttaagagaatgggaagagaacgactaccaagaataatattagaatggacccccaaagaaaaaagaaagaggggaagaccacctagaacatggctacaaggaatcactagagcaatgtccgaaaggaacctagcagtcgacgactggcaagatagacaggcctggagattaggaacccaaaggcgtataacgctataaaaggggatatatatatatatatgatttttatggaaaacaaCCTGACCTTCAATGTTTTTCAAAGTTGATTAAGAAAAATCGACTTCAGAAGGAAGTACTCGTTATGTTAAATGCTCTAAAGAAGTGAGGACAAACTTACGGGGCAGTAGTAActtatatattctattttagAGCGTTATACTGATGTGATTcttgataatgaaattatttatggCGTTATACACTTAGAAAGTTTTAATTGaagtttttaataacatttttcttcaaacaataTCTTAAAGAAAGTTATTCAGTAAAGTGAAAAGTAAGAGCCGAcgtaaaattaaaactaaatcaTTTCCAGTTGCAGTGAATACACAATTACGTTTAAATTTAATAtcacttttaaattattactaataatactaaacactatttttttttatcaaattctatgaatctaaaagaaaaaaatgataccAAATCTGCCAGATTTAGAAAATTATCACTTACGGTtagacaaataattaaattgtttgaCATTCGGTTCaatatatgaattaaatgattaaaagGTTTCATTTTAAGTGGGAAATTAGGGCTTGCCTGAAAAGGATAAAGATGCAGAGTTATGAATAATTGTTGTTCACGTTTTTTATTCTTCAACTTTCATTTAAATTCCAATTAGGACTGTTTCTTGATGTTGTTAACCATCTCGAGAAACGGATACATTTTCTGgtcaagttaggttaggtttacttcagTTTCgaataggttaggtttacttttcggttaggtttttgaaaaaatatatttttttgtgaaatgcgatttgtttttataataaactgttaGGTTTAATTAGTAAATCAAATGCAAAAAGCCGAACCAATCTAATTATAAGTAAAACCGGAAGTATTAACTTCCGACATCTAAATAAATGGATCTGGAGACATCGAAAATGCTAAATTATGATTCTAAGCCGGGCAGatacgaaaatatttacaaaaaatgtagtaCTAACGTATTTGACACTATGATTTTATCTTACAATTTACCCTGTTTAggttcaatataaataaagtattgTAAATGataagttttaatattaattgattaatttttatagttgAGATGACTACTTATGATACTGCAGCGTCGTTATGCAAGGACGTACGACAAGATTTCAGGATACACATGCTACCGCACCATACAACACGATTGtatacaattataattatgGAAATTACCTACATTGTTAActactcaaaattttttaactaaaacaacattttgtatatttttacataGTCTCTTGTTGTATAAATTTCGGGTGAATATCAATCCAGCTGGCAGACCATGGTAAAATTGTACGATTTGGATGGTGGAATCACGACTATATAccaataaattatattctaatTCTATTTTAGTGAActgtattataaaaagtgatttttttgccGGTATCTTTTCGGCAACTCTGTTTTTGACAGATCCCGCTTGAATCGTATCTTGTGTTATTTCCAAACTCGTTCAGTTTAATCTACAATTTAATCATGAATCCTCCATGACCGTGAAATGTCGATTCGCCGCAATTGGGCCTCTGTTACTCCACTACGTGGAAATTTTACGAAAGGATTTTGGTGTAAAACATTATAAGATACAGCAGGTGCAAGAATTGATGCCACACGATCTCCCGCAACGTCTAGCATTTGGTGAATGGGCGCTGGAAAAGTTGGATGGagaccgaaaaattgtgttcagcgacGATACTCATTTCTGGTTGAAGACCAGTCAGAAGCATTGGAAGAGCTACCGATACCtcccgaaaaagtcactgtttggtgtggattattATGGGCTGGTGGTATCATCGGGCCGTACGTCTTCAAAAGCGAAGATGGACGGTACGTTACTGAGAATAGCGAGAGCTACcgtgtgatgattgacgatttttgtgcccaaaatggaagaattggacatgCCTGATATGTGGGGTCAATAAAACGATGCCACGTGCCACACAATCGCCAAATTGAGAGCCGTATTCGGTGAACAGTTTGGGGGCGGTTAAGTGGCCGCTTAGATCGTGggatttaacgcctttggactatttcttgtgggctaagtctacagggataaaccaaCAACTATTGAAGCAttggaagccaatattgaagcatttattcgtgaaatactgatagttctatcgattccaataaagatttcatcaattttttcaaattttttgtggtttctttcaaaataaaatcctATACCTCTTCAAAAATCATTGATTAGATACTTTGTGTTTGAAGTGATGAAATCAGACGATGCCGCAGTACCCAAGTGCTCATATTCACAAATTATTGTAAGAAAAAAAAGCATTAAGTACTAATAAATTAAtacagtattttgaaatataatctaaaatGTATGACTAGGTTTTACAAATGTTTTTGGAATGACTAGTTGAAGTTAAATGGAGATCGATTCTTAAATAATACTCTACAAGTAACTAGAACTAAGAATTTAGtacaaagataaataaaaaataataatattaacaaaataggTAAAAGCTTAATATTTTAAGGAACATAACCAataatagaaatctaaagaatgaAGTGAAAGCTCAAACAAAAAAGGCGTCATTAATACTGGGTCATCTGAAAGACGTAATTTGACGGAATGAAAATATGACTACCAGGAACAAAGTCAGAATATAcaagaccagtaatgacatacgcgatAGAGACCAGAACAGAGAATGACCacaagagaaatgatgaaataaggaagatatgtgacatccaggatgtagtgagatggaCGAGAAATCGGCGAAAGAAATAGAGACaccacgtggacagaatgtGAGATGACAGGTTATCAAAGGTTgcgaagaaaaaccgaataccaggacgaccacctacaagatggtatgaaagctggtcttcatcatcccagctaCAGCTATACAACCATTGACGCAAACACAGGACTAAAATCTAACGTACTAataagaagaagatgaagaaaatatataaattcgaATACGTGTTAAAAGTAAGGTTATGTGTATCGATTCTCAGTTCGAcaagtattttatttcatataaaagttATACGGGCTCTAATTTGCTATATATATACACCCAACTTTAGATTATAAGTAATAATGACTCTAATTTATCaataactttgaataatatctacaaaaacttatgaaattagatgtgaCTAGACTGAATTAAACGATAGCTTGACTAGAAACATTTATGACTAGAAATTTTTTACATGTGATTATATCTACAAAATATGACTAGTTATTTATTGACTAGAATAGTTTCCGTTTTGATCAACATTCtacaaactaaaaatatattattttcttaatttttcttttatttttgttattgtttattatgtataattcctaaaaataaaagtacaCTTTTATTCTCTTAACTAAACTAAAATTATGCGACTATGAGGTTGACTAGGTAGGTTAATATGACTAGAAATGACcagaaatatattgattaagTATTATAGCGCAGTTAAATTAGGAATATATCCACAAGAAGTTTAATATGAACATGAGAAATGTGATTAGatcgaatttattattaattctagATGGTATTATGTTagcaataactttttttcaaaaaaaaaaaaagttccgAATCAACgagttttttcataaaagatAATATGAATAACTAAACCAAAATTGTAAATCGTGtgattatttacaaatatccttgtaatttctgaaaaaaacccATTCTGAAATGTACCAAAGTAATATTCTCTATAATATACATGACTACGTTGTATAGATACCATTATAGCCCAggaattttatctaaaaaaccACAACTAggtggaaaaaaattgtatagacgacagaattttttttctagacCGACAAAACTTAATTTTAAGTCAATTTATTTTGACAACTACTTTTGGTCGGTTATCACGGGTCTTCCCGATTCAAAAAGTGACAGGTGCGTGTATAGCGCTTCCCAAATTTTTGCAAATCGCCCTGGCCAAACGggctcatttttctctttggtCTTGTGTAGTTGACGTCGTATGCAACATCTAACATCATAAGAGTACGTCGTATTTTCAAGAATAACAactaaaaacattaaattgacATGATGCCAAACAT
This genomic interval from Diorhabda sublineata isolate icDioSubl1.1 chromosome 7, icDioSubl1.1, whole genome shotgun sequence contains the following:
- the LOC130446835 gene encoding craniofacial development protein 2-like; its protein translation is MDDQNGKRQWQRKRTMICGTWNIQGIRTKVDDILQEIKKHKLDFIALSETKKKGQGTQTLGEYIHIYSGVNKEEHAKRGISLLIHEKYKKNVSSWEAISDRTIKVNVNLKGCKVTIIATYGPNEDARVDEKEKYYETLNELISQTGNDREIIILGDLNARTGKETKHEIIGPYGENTRNDNGSRLIDVCQHNLLRIMNGYFKHKEIHTYTWTQITRNLRSIIDYLIMKQKTKIKVHNVRVYRSAECGSDHHLIKAKLIMPIIKDNKQKNQLQNSKDLTDIDIPNYNIESLMNESTKLL